A region of the Candidatus Dadabacteria bacterium genome:
CGGGTAACGGTTGTTACCCGGACCACTCTCAAGGAGAGCAATTCGTATTGGGCGCAGGGCGGAATTGCGGCGGCGGTTGACGCGGGCGACTCCACTTTTCTGCACAGGGATGACACCCTGAAGGCGGGTTGCGGCCTTTGCTCGGAGACGGCGGTTGAGGCGCTGGTGTGCGAGGGCAGGGAGAGGGTGATTGAGATGGCGGATTTCGGAATGGAGTTTGATGTTTCAGACCGGGGTTTTGACCTCGGCCTTGAGGGGGGCCATTCAAAGCGGCGGGTTCTGCATGCGGGCGGCGCGGCGACCGGCAGAAAAATGGTTGATTTTCTCATATCGTCCGTGTCGCGCTCGGAGAATGTAACGATTATGGAGCAGACCGGGGTGGAGGGGCTTATGTATGCGGGCGGCAGTTGCCTCGGCGCGTGGGTTGTTCGCGGCGGAGAGCGCGGCGCGGCGCGGGCTCGCTCCACCATACTTGCCACGGGAGGGGCGGCGGCGCTTTTTGCCCGGACGACCAACCCCCGGTCGGCGAGGGGGGACGGCATTTCCATGGCTTATGAGGCGGGCGCGGAGATAATGGACATGGAGTTTGTGCAGTTTCACCCTACGGCGTTTCACTCTCCCGGCGGCGGCGCGAGTTTTCTCATATCCGAAGCCCTGAGGGGGGAGGGGGGCCGCCTTGTGAACGCAAGCGGCGAAAAGTTTATGGAGGGGGCGCACCCCCTCGGAGACCTTGCTCCCAGAGATGCGGTTTCAAAGGCGATACATCTGGAGACGGGCCGGGGGCCCGTTTACCTTGATTTGACCGGGGTTGACCCCGCCGTCATAAAAAACAGGTTTGCAGACATTCGCCGCATGTGCCTTGACAGCGGCGTTGACTGCCTCACGCAGCCCATACCGGTTGCCCCGGCGGCTCACTACACCATCGGCGGCGTCCGCACGGGGCTTTTCGGCGAGACCAGCCTTAAAGGTCTGTTCTGCTGCGGCGAGACCGCATGCACGGGCGTCCACGGCGCAAACCGCCTTGCGAGCAACTCGCTTCTTGAGTGCCTTGTTTTTTCAAGAAGGTCGGCGCTGGGCGCGCTTGAAAACGGCGGCACGGGTAGCCTTGCCTCCCCTGAGTCCGCCGCTCCTCCCCCCCTTCCGCGCGAAGAGGCCGCCGGAGACGGGACGCTTGCCGAAAAAGCCTCGGATATGTTAGGCGTTGTCCGGAGCGGAGAGAAGATAAGGGAGTTTGTCTCCGTCCTTGAGGGTGTTCTTGACCGGACGGGCGGGCGGTCGCGCGCGGCGGGTCTTTATATGATGATGGCGCGCGCGGCGCTAATGAGGGAGGAGTCAAGGGGGGTTCACATACGGGAGGATTTCCCCGAGACCGACCCCGCGCTTTGCCGCCACAGTATTTTCAGTAAGAATGCGGGCGGGCTGGTTCCCGGCTGGGAGGACTTGTGAAGATTGAGAGAAAGCCGCCGGTTCTTGACCGGGAAAAGGTTGACGCCCTCATAGAGGCGGCCGTCCGGGAGGACATTGGCGGCGGGGACGTTACCACGGAGTTGTTGTTTGAAACCGATGTTGAGTGCGGCGCGGCGGTGCGCTCAAAGCAGCGCGGCATTCTTGCGGGTCTCGGTGTGGCAAAGACCGTTTTTGAGAAACTGGACAAAAACCTTGCCTGGCGGTCGCGTGTGAAAGACGGGGACGCGCTGGAGGCCGGTGATGAAATCGTTTTCATAACCGGCTCACAGAGGCACATACTTTCGGGCGAGAGGCTCGCGCTCAACATCCTTCAGCGCATGAGCGGAATAGCCACTTTCACCTCCCGTTTTGTTGAGGCGGTGCGGGGAACAGGCGTAAGAATAATGGACACCCGCAAGACGGCTCCGGGTTTGAGGGAACTTGAAAAATACGCCGTCCGCATGGGCGGCGGCGAAAACCACCGGTTCGGGCTTTATGACGGCATACTGATAAAAGACAACCATATTAAACTTGCCGGAGGGGTCGCCGGGGCTGTGTCAAAAGCGCGGCGGAGGGCGGAAGAGGCGGAGGAGAATTATGTTCGTTTCCCGCTTGAGGTGGAGGCGAAGGAACTCTCTCAGGTTACCGAGGCCGTTGCCGCCGGGGCGGATATTGTTATGCTGGACAATATGAGCGCGGAGCAGATGAAAGAGGCGGTCGCCCTTGCGAAGGGGAAGGTTCTGCTTGAGGCGTCGGGCGGGGTTACGCTTGAAAATGTGAGAGAGGTTGCTGAAACCGGCGTTGATATTATATCGGTCGGGGCGCTCACACATTCCGCGCCCGCGCTGGATATCAGTTTGGATATGGTTTGAAGGCGGCTCCGCCCCCCGTTTGTGTGCTATAGTCAAATTGCAATGGTTCGCAAAACATCGGCAAAATCAGAAACAGTTTTGATTACAGGCGGGGGCGGGCTTTTGGGAACCGCAACGCGAAGGGCTTTTGAAAACATCAACTGGCCGGTGAAGACTCTTGACCTGCGCCCGTGCGACCTTGACGGGCATCCCGTGGATTGTATGAGTGACATAACCTCTAATGACCTTAATGCTTTGCTGAAAGGGGTTGCCGGAGTTGTTCACTTTGCCGCAGTGTCAAGGGTGTGTGATGCCGAGAGAAACCCTGAGGTATGTAGCCATGTCAATCTGTATGGCGTTTTGCGGTTGCTCAGGGCAGTGGCCGCGTCGGGTTGTCGGTGGTTTATTTTTGGCAGTAGCCGCGAGGTGTATGGAGAGCCCTCATTTTTTCCTGTTTGTGAAACGGCGGCATTAAGTCCGATAAACCACTACGGGCGGATAAAAGCGGAGGGGGAGCGTCTGGTAACGGAGTATTGTCGTAAAGACGGAGTGACTCATTCGGTTCTCAGATTCTCAAATGTTTACGGCCACCCCGGCGACCACCCCACCAGACTGCTCAACTCCTTTATCCGCAACGCCTTGGGCGGCAAGCCTCTGGAGATTCACGGTGGCGGGCAGGTGTTTGATTTTACCCATGTAGAGGATGCGGCAAACGCTGTTGTCATGACCGCAAAACATCTTCACGGCGGTGGGGCTTCACTTCCGCCAATGCATGTTCTGCCGGGGGAGCCGACCGGCATAGAGGACCTTGCGGAACTTGTGCGGAAAACAGCGGGCGGCAACTCCGGCATTGTCTACGGGCGGGGCAGAGATTATGATGTCAGTCGCTTTTATGGCGACCCCTCGCTTATAAGGGAAAAACTGGGATTCTCCTGCAAAATCTTCATAGCGGAAGGGGTTAAGCTTGCCGTAAGAAGTTTTGAAAGGTGTTCGGGGTAAAGGATGAAAGCACTGCTGGTAATACACGGCTATCCGAGGCGCTACAATGCGGGCTCAGAGGTTTACACCCAGACGCTGGCGCATGCCTTGAGTGACAAGGGTTGCGAGGTGGAGGTATTTGCAAGACAGGAAGACCCCTTTCTGCCAGACTATACACTGCAAACGGAAACAGACCCTGTCAGAGATAACATTCCGGTTCACTTGGTCAACCACGCGCGGTCAAACTCGCGCTTTCAGAACCATCACATTGACAAGGTGTTTGAGCGCGTCATTCATTCCGCCTCGCCGGATATTGTTCATTTCGGGCATCTTAACCATCTTTCCATGGGGTTGCCCTTGGTCGCGAAATCATGCGGGTTGCCAGTGGTTTTCACCCTACATGATTTCTGGCTTATGTGTCCGCGCGGGCAGTTTCTGCAATGCGGACTTTCCAGCGGCGAGCCATGGAGTATCTGCGACGGTCAGGAAAACCGGAAGTGCGCCACGCAGTGCTACAACCGTTTCATTGAGGGCGTCCGCCCTGATGAGGAAACGCGTTACTGGGAGCGGTGGATTGGCAACAGAATGGAACAGGCCCATCGCACATGCGACAACGTGGACCTGTTCATCGCGCCGTCCCGTCATCTTATGTGCAGATATGTGAATGAGTTCGGCCTTGAAGAGGAAAAAACGGTTTTTACGGACTACGGCTTTGATCGTGACCGCTACAAAGGGCGCCAACGCGAATGTGAAAAAGATTTTGTTTTCGGGTTCATCGGACGCCACTCTCCGTCAAAGGGAATTCACCTTCTTATAGAGGCATTCTCCGGTATTCCGGGCGGAGCCCGCTTGCGCATCTGGGGAAGGGCCGAAGGACAACTGACCGCTTCGCTGAAGCACCAAGCCGCAGATTACCCGAATACCGCATCGCGCATAGAGTGGATGTCCGAATACCGCAATGAGGATATTGTCAGGGATGTTTTCAACCGTTGCGACTGTATTGTTGTTCCGTCAATATGGGATGAAAACTCACCCCTCGTGATTCATGAAGCCCAGCAATGCCGCGTGCCGGTTATTACCGCAAGCCACGGGGGGATGGGCGAATATGTCAAAAACGGGGAGAACGGCCTGACTTTCAGACACCGCGACTCGGACGACCTACGCACGGCGATGCGCGCGGCAGTGGCAGACCCGGTTTCGCTCAAACGCATGGGAAAGCGCGGCTACCTGTTTTCCGATGACGGTCAAATTCCCTGCGCTCGGCGGCATGCGGATGAAGTTTTGCGACACTACGGGCGCTTGACACAAGGCGCGTCTCAATCCGGGCGGGAGGCAAGCAGTTGACCGGCGGCATGGGGGATTTGAAGTGCCTCGCCTCGCCTTGGCGCATAACCTTTGACACCAACCCGGATGACTGCAACCTTGGTTGCGTCATGTGTGAAGAGCATTCCGCATACAGCCCGCGGAAACAGGCGCGCGCAAGCGGAAGGGTTCCGCGCCGACGCATGTCCATTGAGACAGTTGAGCGTGTCATTGAGGAGTGCGCGCCAGCGGGGCTGAGAGAAATTATTCCCTCCACAATGGGCGAGCCACTGATGTATAAGCACATGCCGCGCATTATTGATTTGTGCCGGAAGCATGGTGTAAAAATGAACCTGACCACCAACGGCACCTTTCCCGGACTTGGCGCGCAAAGGTGGGCGGAACTTATTGTCCCTATAGGGTCTGATGTGAAGATCAGTTGGAACGGAGCGGACGCGCAATCTCAAAGCATCGTCATGGTCGGCAATAATTTTGAAAAAAATCTTGAAAATCTCAGAACCTTTGTGCGGACGCGCGACAGGCATGCGGCGGGCGGCGGAAACTACTGTTCCGTAACTCTGCAAATGACCTTTATGGAAATGAACCTTCCTCAGGTTCCGCAGGTTGTGGAACTGGCTGTTGCGGAAGGCGTTGACAGGGTGAAGGGACACCATCTCTGGGCGCATTTCAGGGAGATTGCCGGTCAGGACTTGCGCCGCAACAGTGATTCCATCACGCGCTGGAATACAATTGCTCGGCAGTGCCGCCGTATTGCCGAAGAAAGGCGGCTACCGAACGGCAAGCGTATTCGCTTGGAAAATATCTATGAGATTGACCCCGGTCATGGCGGCGAGTTGCACCCGGACGCCCGATGCCCTTTTCTCGGTCAGGAGGCATGGGTGAACCATGCGGGGCGTTTCGACCCTTGTTGCGCGCCCGATACATTGCGCCGCACGTTGGGTGATTTTGGCAATGTGTCTGGCAAGGGGCTGTTGCCTATATGGAACAGCCCGGAATACAAAGACCTAATTAAAGATTACATGCGGCACGAGGTTTGTCGGAAGTGCAACATGCGCAAACCGCCGCTGGAGTTCGCATAGGTTTGAAAGAGGAAGCGCAAATTATCGGCGGCAAAAACGCCTTCGACCACATTGGAAAAGCGATGGATGTAATCCCGCCTGATGCCTTGGCGGCGGCGGTGATGCGCCACGCCGAGAGGGGTAAAATACCTGAGGGAGAGCACGGCAATGACGTGTTGTTGACGGCACGGGGCGAGCGCGATGCCGTAGAGGCGGGAAAAATAATGCGGGGTGGAATCTCCCGGATACTGCACAGCCCGGTGCCGCGCTGTCGGCAAACGGCGGACGGTTTGCGGAGAGGCGGCGGTTCGGGGAGTGTCCCTGAAGAATGGTTGGGATTGCGGTGTGATATCTATGTTTCAAACTTTGAGGTGGCGGAAACCACCCTGTCCCGTCTGGTATCGGAAAAAGATTTTTACGACCATTTCATCAAACGCATGTCGGAGTGCGGCGATAAAATTCCGTATCCGGGTTTTAGCCCTCCGTTTTCCGCAACAGTGGAACTTATGAAAGGCATTATTGGCTCTCGAAGGCGCGGGCTGTGCGTCGGCATCACTCACGACTGGCTTGTTAATGTTGCCGTTTCATACGCAACGGGAAGGATTGTCAGCCGGGCTGATGACAGTTATGCGAATTATCTGGACGCGCTGTTTATTTGGAAAGCCGATTCTTGCTGGATGTATTATCACAAGGGAAGAATCAGGAAATGTCCGATTTCCTTTACTTCCTTCATAGAGCGGCAATGATAATGGAGAACAGTTCTGTGGGCCGCTATTGAAATTCAAATGAATTCTGAGCAGTGGAAAAACACCGCGCCCGCGCCTGAGGGCACTCATCACTTGAAAGTCCTCGGTGGTGAAGCCCTGTATCCGGCAAGATACGACAAGGTTTTGCCGTTTCGCGCCCCCGGGCTTGCAGCGGCGCAACTGGGCGCCGGTGGGTTTCACATCCTGCCAGACGGCAACCCGGCATACTCGGAGCGTTTCACTCGCGCCTTTAATTTCTATGAGGGTCTGGCGGCGGTCATGCTCCAGCGCGAGTGGTTTCACATACATCCGGACGGAGGCAGCGCATACGGGGGAACATGGAACTGGTGCGGCAATTTTCAGCGGCAACGCTGTCCGGTCAGAGATGCGCGGGGACGCTATTACCACATACGCAAAAATGGCGAACCGCTTCCGGGCGGCCCGCATCTCTATGCGGGTGATTTCAGGGAGTGTGTTGCTGTGGTTCGCTCTCCGGACGGCTTGTGTCGGCACGTTGATTCGGAGGGCAGGTTTGTTAATACGGGTGCATTTTTTGACCTGGATGTTCCTCACAAAGGATATGCGTGCGCCCGTGACGCGGGCGGCTGGTTTCATATAGACAAAGACGGAAATGATGCTTCGGGCGGTCACCGTTACCGGTATCTTGAGCCTTTCTACAACGGACAGGCGCTTGCCAGAAAGCAGGATGGCGAGATGGTTGTTATAGACGAGAGCGGAGAAATCCGCATTTTTATAGGCGGGTAGAAATCAGCCGGGTTGCATGAAGTCAGCGTGTCATTCCGGAAACCTCTGGCAATGCGACTTGGCGTAAGGCTCGGACTTCCGCCCCCCGTTTCTATGCTATAATCAAAACCGCAATGGCTGGTGAAACGGCGGAGACTGCGCGGCGTATAGAATCTCTCAAAAGAGACAAGAACGCCGTTATTCTGGCGCACAACTACCAGATTCCAGAAGTGCAGGACGTGGCGGACTATGTCGGAGACTCGCTCGGCCTCTCTCAACTGGCGGCGCGCACCGACGCCGACATCATAGTTTTCTGCGGCGTCCACTTCATGGCGGAAACGGCAAGCATCATCTCGCCGGAAAAAAAGGTTTTAATCCCAGACACAGCGGCGGGCTGCTCGCTGTCCGACACCATCACCGCCGACCAGTTGAGAGAATGGAAGGACGAACATCCGGGCGCGGTGGTGGTTTCATACGTGAACACATCGGCGGAGGTGAAGTCTGAAAGCGACTACTGCGTTACCTCCTCAAACGCCGTCCGGGTGGTGGAATCAATCCCCCCGGACAGAAAAATACTGTTTCTGCCGGACATATTTCTGGGGTCATACGTTGCCAAGGTTACGGGCAGGGAAATGGAGATCTGGCCCGGCGAGTGCCATGTTCACACCGGCATTAAAGTCGGCGACATCAAACGCGCAAAAGACGAGCATCCGGGCGCGGAAGTGGTGGTTCATCCCGAATGCGGCTGCACAACCCACTACCTCTACCACGGCGCGGGGAAGGGCGATGTCAGGTTTCTCTCAACCTCCGGAATGACGGAGCGCGCCCGCAGCGGCGGAGACGAGTTCATTGTCGCCACCGAAACGGGAATGCTTCACCGCCTCAGAAAAGACAACCCCGGCAAAAAGTTTTTTCCGGCAAGCGCCGAAGCCGTTTGCGAGTATATGAAAATGATAACCCTTGACAAGGTTCTGCGCTCCCTTGAGGAGGAAATCTTTGAGGTGAAAGTTCCCGAAGAACTGGCGCAGAGGGCAAAGAAGCCCATAGACAGAATGCTCGGAGTTCCCACGGGCTGAATTATTCAGCCGCCTCTCTCGCTCCCACTTCCCTGTCAAGCATAAGCAGGGCGGCGGGGTTGTCTCCCGCCATTTTCAGACTGTCCAGAATGTCTGTGGCGGTTTTCTCCTCTTCAACCTGCTCCTCTATAAACCACTCAAGCATCACGGCGGTCGCAGAATCCTTCTCGGCAACCGCAAGCCGGTGAAGGTCATGTATCATCTGCGTTACCTTGCGCTCGTGTTTGAGGGCCTCCTCAAACATCTTTGCGGGGCCGCCGAAAGACGATTTGGGCTTGGCTATCGCCCCCAGTTCCACACGCCCGCCCCTGTCAAGAACAAAGTCAAACAGTTTCATCGCGTGGGCGGTTTCCTCCTCGCTCTGTTTCCTCATCCACCTGCCGAAGCCCGGAAAGCCTCCGGCTTCGCAGTCGGCAGCCATGGACAGATACAGGTATGAGGCGTAAAACTCGGCGTTTACCTGCTTGTTTACGGCGGTCTGAAGCTTTTTTCCTATGGTCATATCCCTGTTTTCCTCCCGGTTCACTCATTATAAGGGCGCGCGGGGCGGCTTTCAACTTGAGAATTTTTCCCCCGCCCAGTTGATAAGCGTTGCGGCGTGCTTATATAATGTTATGTGAATGGTCAAACGAGGCGCGCCGCGCCAGGGAGAGTTCTCAAATCATGAGCTCCGAAAAAATCTCCAAAGACATGCCGATGCTTCCCCTGAGGGATGTCGTTATGTTTCCGCACATGGTCGCCCCCCTGTTTGTGGGGCGCGCGCGCTCAATCAAGGCGATTGAAGAGGCCGAGAATGCCGACAAGGAAATCTTCCTGTGCACCCAGATGGACGCGAGTGAAAACGAGCCCAAAACTGAAGACATTTACTCCACGGGCGTCATAGGCACGGTCGCCCAGATGCTCCGCCTGCCGGACGGAACGGTGAAGGTTCTGGTTGAGGGCAAAAAGAGGGGGCGCATAGAGCAATACATTGAGACATCGGACTTCTACAAGGTCAGGGTGTCGGTCATTGAAGAGTCGCGGGGCGCAGAAAGCGTTGAGGGGGACGCGCTCAGAAGGTCGGTTCTCAAGGCGTTTGAGGGCTACATAAAACTCAACAGAAAAATACCGGGCGAGGTCTTCTCAACCGTTTCGGCAATTGAAGACATGGGACGCCTTTCGGATACGGTGGCCTCCCACCTGAACCTCAAAATTACCGACAAGCAGGAACTGCTTGAGACCGGAGACCCCGAAGAGAGGATGAAAAAACTGCACGAGAAGATGCAGGAAGAGGTGGAGATTCTTGAGATAGAAAAGAGGATAGGCAAGCGGGTGCGCAGGCAGATGGAGAAATCCCAGAGGGAGTACTATCTGACCGAGCAGATGAAGGCGATACAGAAGGAACTCGGCGAAAAGGACGACATGAAGTCCGATGTTCAGGAGATTGAGGCGAAACTCAAGGACAAGGGGCTTCCCAAAGAGGTTGAGGAGAGGGTCAAAAAGGAACTGAAAAAACTCAAGATGATGCCTTCAATGTCCGCCGAGGCAACCGTTGTCAGAAACTATGTTGACTGGATAATGGACCTCCCGTGGACCAAGGAGCACACCAAAGACCGCCTGGACATAAAAGAGGCGAGGAGCATACTTGAAGAAGACCACTACGGCCTCAGAGACCCCAAGGACAGAATTCTTGAATACCTTTCGGTGCGGACGCTCACCGAGAAGATTCGCGGCCCCATACTTTGCTTTGTGGGTCCTCCGGGGGTGGGAAAAACCTCCCTTGCCAAGTCCATAGCCCGCTCAATGGGGAGGAAGTTCGTCCGTGTCTCCCTTGGCGGGGTGCGGGACGAGTCCGAGATTCGCGGCCACAGGAGAACCTACATAGGCGCGCTTCCCGGAAAAATCATTCAGGGAATGAAAAAGGCGGGCACAATCAACCCTGTGTTCCTGCTTGACGAGATAGACAAACTGGGGATGGACTTCCGGGGCGACCCGGCGTCCGCCCTGCTTGAGTGCCTTGACCCGGAGCAGAACTCCAACTTCAACGACCACTACATAGAGGCGGATTACGACCTGTCCAAAGTTCTGTTCATAGCCACGGCGAACATCACTCACACCATTCCGTGGGCGCTTCAGGACAGGATGGAGATCATCCGCATACCGGGCTACACCGAGGATGAGAAACTGCACATCGCCAAAAAGTTTCTGCTCGGCAAGCAGACAAAAGAGCACGGGCTGGAGGATTCCCTGACGGGTGTCGCCGACACCGCGCTTCTTGAGATAATCCGCCGCTACACGCGGGAGGCCGGGGTGCGCACGCTTGAGCGCGAGATAGCCAAACTTTGCAGAAAGGTGGCAAGGAAGGTCGCCGAGACCGAAGGCGGCAAGTCCCGCTCCAAAGTCAGGGTAACGGCAAAGAACATCGGCGGCTATCTGGGCGTTCCCAAGTTCAAGCACGGCGAGATAGAAGAAGATGACCAGATAGGGGCGGTAACCGGCCTTGCGTGGACCGAGGTGGGCGGCGAGTTGCTCACCATAGAGGTTACGATAGTTCCCGGAAAGGGGGGGTTCACGGTTACGGGAGTCAAGCCGGAGGGCGAAAACGTGATGAAGGAATCCGCCCGCGCGGCCATGAGTTACGTGCGCTCGCGCGGCGCGCAGCTGGGGCTGGACAGGGATTTCTACCAGATGGTTGACATACACATTCACGCCCCGGAGGGCGCGACCCCCAAGGACGGCCCCTCCGCCGGGATAGCGATTGTTACCGCCATTGTGTCCGCCCTGCTCAAAAAACCGGTCAGGCGCGACATTGCGATGACCGGCGAGATAACGCTTCGCGGGCGGGTGCTGCCCATAGGCGGGCTGAAGGAGAAAATCCTTGCCGCCCAGCGCGGAAAGGTCAAAACCGTGCTTCTCCCGCAGGAGAATGAGAAAGACCTTGAGGACGTTCCCGCGGAGGTTAAGAAAGGTGTTGAGATTAAACTTGTTGAGCACATGGACAAGGTTCTTGAGGAGGCAATAATTTCCGATGAGCCGTTGCTCAAGAGTTTTGTCTCCCCGTTTGAAGCCAAGGGGGCCATCGGGGTTTCCGGGACGAAAATGAACTGATGAAAGCGGTGGTTTACAACAAACCGGGCGATGTGAGCGTTGAAAATGTCGCCGACCCCGCCATAAAAGACGGGCGCGATGCGATAGTGCGTGTTACAAAGAGCGCCGTTTGCGGCTCAGACCTTCATTTCTACAGGGGGGTTGTCCCCATGGATGAGGGTTTTGTCGTGGGGCATGAGTTCATGGGCGTTGTTGAAGACGCCGGAAAGGACGCAAGGGGGCTGAAAAAGGGCGACAGGGTTGTGGCTCCGTTCTGGGTCAGTTGCGGGGGTTGCGCAAACTGCCACAACCATTTTCCGACTTCATGCACGGGGGGCGGCGGTTGCTTTGGTTTCGGCGAGGCGTTCGGGGGATACGGCGGCGGGCAGGCGGAGTTTGTCCGGGTGGCGCTTGCCGACACCACGCTTGAGAAAGTTCCCGAAAGTGTTGAGGACGAGAAACTTCTTTTTCTCGGTGATGTTTTCTCAACGGCGTATTTCTGCGCCGAGTGGGCGGACATCAAACCCGGCGGTGTGGTGGTGGTTTTCGGAGACGGCCCCCTCGGGCTTCTTGCGACCGCTTCGGCGCGGCTTTTCAGTCCTTCAAAGGTGATAACTGTCGGCCACCATGATTACCGGCTGGGCATGGCAAAGAGCGCGGGGGCGGATTTTGTCATCAACTCTTCAAATGAAGACCCGGCGGAGAGGGTTATGGAGATTACCGGCGGCCTCGGCGCAGACTCCGCGTGCGAGTGCATCGGTTCGGAGTCCGCTCTTCTTGAAACCTTCAAGGTTGTCCGTCCGGGCGGCGTAATATCGTTTATCGGTCTGTTTCTTGAGCCTGTGGCAATACCGATGCTTGATTTTTATCTTAAAAATTTCACTCTGCGCGGCGGGGTCTGCCCGGCGAAGAATTACATCTCAAAACTCCTTCCTCTCGTTGAGAGCGGGAGGGTTGACCCGTCTTTCATCATCTCCCACGACTTGCCGCTTTCCGACACTCCGAAGGGGTATGAACTTATGGACAAGAGGATGGAAAATGCGGTCAAGGTCGTTTTGACCCCCTGATGAGGGTGTTTTTCCGGAATAACTCCTGTTTTCCCGTTTTATGTATAATTTGGCGTTATGGAATACAAGGTTGTTTTACAGCATTCCGAAGAGGGATACAGCATTTCCTGCCCCGGTCTTCCGGGTTGCGTCTCACAGGGTGAAACGGAGGCGGAGGCGCTTGCAAACATACGCGAGGCGATTTGTGACTATCTGGCGGTTGTGGATGAGAATTGTAAAGGGAAATACATCCGCAAAGTTGAAGTCGCCGTTTAGCAATGCCGAAACCCACTGGGACGAATTCATAAGGGAAGTGCCGCTGGACAGATAGGGGAAAATCCGGGGCAGAGACTTCCCATACCTGACCAAATGGGGTAACTTTCAAGTGAAAACGGCTGGAAGAATACTGGTTATGCGGCTTTCTGTAGCACTTTCAGGGTATTAGTAAAATGGCGATTTGGGTGGCAAGGGCTGGAAAACATGGGGGAGAAGAAGACCTCGCTCTTGAGCAAGGACGGGCGTTCATTGGTTGGACTCATCTCGGCGATTTGTCCGACATACATACACGAGAACAAATACGCGAACTCTTGGAGAAAAAATATCCAGATTGGAACTCCTATAAAGTGGGGAACCATACGGGGCAGATATTTAGGTTCATCAAGGAGATTCAAGTTGGTGATTTGCTCGCGTTACCCCTAAAAAAACGACCTACAATTGCGTTTGGAGAGGTTGTCGGTGACTATGAGTATATAGGTGGTAATCCCGAAAGTGCTCATCACAGTAGAAAAGTAAAATGGAAAAGTGAGCCAATTCCACGGAGTGCTTTTGATAAGGACCTTCTCTATGCCTTTGGCTCCCTATTAACTGTCTTTCGTGTGAACAAAAACAAGGAAGATAGAATAAAAGCGGTCATAGAGGGAAAGCCACAGCCAGAGGAAGAGACTGATAATACAGGGGATGAAGAGCAGGCACTTCCTGATTTGGCACAGTTGGCACATGATCAAGTCAGCGATTTTATCGGTTACAAATTCAAAAGTCATCGCATGGAAGATTTGGTTGCTGAAGTTTTGAAAGCTCAAGGTTTCGAAGTTCGCCCCAATCCGAGAAAGGGGTCCGATGGCGGTGTAGATATTCTGGCAGGACGAGGGTCAATGGGATTTGATGAACCTCGTCTTTGCGTTCAGGTGAAGTCAGGTGATACGCCGATTAACTCTACGACCTATAATGAATTGAAAGGTGTTATGCAGAAATTTGGTGCCACGCATGGGCTCTTGGTCTCATGGGGTGGTTTTAATCGCAATGTGGAGGAGGAAGCCAAGCGCGATTTTTTCAATATCCGCTTGTGGAATGCGGAAGATCTTGTCAATGAAATTCAGGATGTTTACTCTAACCTTCCAAAAGAGATTCAAGCCGAGCTACCTATGCAACAAATCTGGCTGTTGGTGGATGAGGATTGAATCTTCATGCTAGACTGTGAAATCAGTTTTGCAAGTTTAACCCCGACTACAAAATCCTTTTCTGCATTCCCGAAGGCGTT
Encoded here:
- the nadC gene encoding carboxylating nicotinate-nucleotide diphosphorylase; translation: MKIERKPPVLDREKVDALIEAAVREDIGGGDVTTELLFETDVECGAAVRSKQRGILAGLGVAKTVFEKLDKNLAWRSRVKDGDALEAGDEIVFITGSQRHILSGERLALNILQRMSGIATFTSRFVEAVRGTGVRIMDTRKTAPGLRELEKYAVRMGGGENHRFGLYDGILIKDNHIKLAGGVAGAVSKARRRAEEAEENYVRFPLEVEAKELSQVTEAVAAGADIVMLDNMSAEQMKEAVALAKGKVLLEASGGVTLENVREVAETGVDIISVGALTHSAPALDISLDMV
- a CDS encoding radical SAM protein; the protein is MTGGMGDLKCLASPWRITFDTNPDDCNLGCVMCEEHSAYSPRKQARASGRVPRRRMSIETVERVIEECAPAGLREIIPSTMGEPLMYKHMPRIIDLCRKHGVKMNLTTNGTFPGLGAQRWAELIVPIGSDVKISWNGADAQSQSIVMVGNNFEKNLENLRTFVRTRDRHAAGGGNYCSVTLQMTFMEMNLPQVPQVVELAVAEGVDRVKGHHLWAHFREIAGQDLRRNSDSITRWNTIARQCRRIAEERRLPNGKRIRLENIYEIDPGHGGELHPDARCPFLGQEAWVNHAGRFDPCCAPDTLRRTLGDFGNVSGKGLLPIWNSPEYKDLIKDYMRHEVCRKCNMRKPPLEFA
- the nadB gene encoding L-aspartate oxidase → MSAKPSDILVIGSGLAGLYAAFCAAGRGARVTVVTRTTLKESNSYWAQGGIAAAVDAGDSTFLHRDDTLKAGCGLCSETAVEALVCEGRERVIEMADFGMEFDVSDRGFDLGLEGGHSKRRVLHAGGAATGRKMVDFLISSVSRSENVTIMEQTGVEGLMYAGGSCLGAWVVRGGERGAARARSTILATGGAAALFARTTNPRSARGDGISMAYEAGAEIMDMEFVQFHPTAFHSPGGGASFLISEALRGEGGRLVNASGEKFMEGAHPLGDLAPRDAVSKAIHLETGRGPVYLDLTGVDPAVIKNRFADIRRMCLDSGVDCLTQPIPVAPAAHYTIGGVRTGLFGETSLKGLFCCGETACTGVHGANRLASNSLLECLVFSRRSALGALENGGTGSLASPESAAPPPLPREEAAGDGTLAEKASDMLGVVRSGEKIREFVSVLEGVLDRTGGRSRAAGLYMMMARAALMREESRGVHIREDFPETDPALCRHSIFSKNAGGLVPGWEDL
- a CDS encoding glycosyltransferase, translated to MKALLVIHGYPRRYNAGSEVYTQTLAHALSDKGCEVEVFARQEDPFLPDYTLQTETDPVRDNIPVHLVNHARSNSRFQNHHIDKVFERVIHSASPDIVHFGHLNHLSMGLPLVAKSCGLPVVFTLHDFWLMCPRGQFLQCGLSSGEPWSICDGQENRKCATQCYNRFIEGVRPDEETRYWERWIGNRMEQAHRTCDNVDLFIAPSRHLMCRYVNEFGLEEEKTVFTDYGFDRDRYKGRQRECEKDFVFGFIGRHSPSKGIHLLIEAFSGIPGGARLRIWGRAEGQLTASLKHQAADYPNTASRIEWMSEYRNEDIVRDVFNRCDCIVVPSIWDENSPLVIHEAQQCRVPVITASHGGMGEYVKNGENGLTFRHRDSDDLRTAMRAAVADPVSLKRMGKRGYLFSDDGQIPCARRHADEVLRHYGRLTQGASQSGREASS
- a CDS encoding NAD-dependent epimerase/dehydratase family protein, which produces MVRKTSAKSETVLITGGGGLLGTATRRAFENINWPVKTLDLRPCDLDGHPVDCMSDITSNDLNALLKGVAGVVHFAAVSRVCDAERNPEVCSHVNLYGVLRLLRAVAASGCRWFIFGSSREVYGEPSFFPVCETAALSPINHYGRIKAEGERLVTEYCRKDGVTHSVLRFSNVYGHPGDHPTRLLNSFIRNALGGKPLEIHGGGQVFDFTHVEDAANAVVMTAKHLHGGGASLPPMHVLPGEPTGIEDLAELVRKTAGGNSGIVYGRGRDYDVSRFYGDPSLIREKLGFSCKIFIAEGVKLAVRSFERCSG